A DNA window from Altererythrobacter sp. B11 contains the following coding sequences:
- the sufB gene encoding Fe-S cluster assembly protein SufB, translating to MSDQVKIEEKQVTERPETDREAREAAARAADYEFGWSSTIEQEFAPKGLSEETVRFISAKKNEPEWMLEWRLKAFRLWQEMEEPNWAKLGYPAIDYQDAFYYAAPKKKPTLASLDELDPEIKEVYDKLGIPIAEQEVLAGVEGARKVAVDAVFDSVSVATTFREELKKAGVIFLSISEAIREYPQLVKKWLGKVVPQRDNFFATLNSAVFSDGTFVYIPEGVRCPMELSTYFRINAENTGQFERTLIVAEKGSYVSYLEGCTAPQRDENQLHAAVVELVAMEDAEIKYSTVQNWYPGDAEGKGGIYNFVTKRGLCQGARSKISWTQVETGSAVTWKYPSCVLNGEDSVGEFYSVAVTNNFQQADTGTKMVHNGKGSRSTIISKGISAGRSDNTYRGLVRVAANADDVRNFTQCDSLLLGDRCGAHTVPYIEVKNSSAQIEHEATTSKISDDQLFYAMQRGLDQEQAVALIVNGFAKEVLKELPMEFAVEAQKLLAISLEGSVG from the coding sequence ATGAGTGACCAAGTGAAAATCGAAGAGAAGCAGGTGACCGAACGGCCCGAGACGGATCGCGAGGCGCGCGAGGCTGCTGCCCGCGCGGCAGATTATGAATTCGGCTGGTCGAGCACGATCGAGCAGGAATTCGCGCCCAAGGGCCTGAGCGAGGAGACCGTCCGGTTTATCTCGGCCAAGAAGAACGAGCCGGAATGGATGCTGGAATGGCGGCTCAAGGCCTTCCGCCTGTGGCAGGAGATGGAGGAGCCGAACTGGGCGAAGCTGGGATATCCGGCGATCGATTACCAGGACGCCTTCTACTACGCGGCGCCGAAGAAGAAGCCGACGCTGGCCAGCCTCGACGAGCTCGATCCCGAGATCAAGGAAGTCTACGACAAGCTCGGCATTCCCATCGCGGAGCAGGAAGTGCTGGCGGGTGTCGAAGGCGCGCGCAAGGTCGCCGTGGACGCCGTGTTCGACAGCGTGAGTGTGGCCACCACCTTCCGCGAAGAGCTCAAGAAGGCGGGGGTCATCTTCCTCTCCATCAGCGAGGCAATCCGTGAATATCCTCAGCTGGTGAAGAAGTGGCTCGGCAAGGTGGTGCCGCAGCGCGACAATTTCTTCGCCACGCTGAACAGCGCGGTCTTTTCCGACGGCACCTTCGTCTACATCCCCGAGGGGGTGCGCTGCCCGATGGAGCTGTCCACCTATTTCCGCATCAACGCGGAAAACACCGGCCAGTTCGAGCGAACGCTGATCGTGGCCGAGAAGGGCAGTTACGTGTCCTACCTCGAAGGATGCACCGCACCGCAGCGCGATGAGAACCAGCTGCACGCTGCCGTGGTGGAACTGGTCGCAATGGAAGACGCGGAGATCAAATATTCCACAGTGCAGAACTGGTATCCCGGCGATGCCGAAGGCAAGGGCGGGATCTACAATTTCGTCACCAAGCGCGGCCTGTGCCAGGGCGCCCGCAGCAAGATCAGCTGGACCCAGGTGGAAACGGGCAGCGCGGTGACGTGGAAATATCCCAGCTGCGTGCTCAATGGCGAGGACAGCGTGGGCGAATTCTACTCCGTCGCCGTCACCAACAATTTCCAGCAGGCCGATACCGGCACCAAGATGGTGCACAACGGCAAGGGCAGCCGCAGCACGATCATTTCCAAGGGGATCAGCGCGGGCCGTTCCGACAACACCTATCGCGGGCTGGTGCGGGTGGCCGCAAACGCCGATGACGTGCGCAATTTCACCCAGTGCGACAGCCTGCTGCTGGGGGACCGCTGCGGCGCGCATACCGTGCCCTATATCGAGGTGAAGAACTCCAGCGCACAGATCGAGCACGAAGCGACGACGAGCAAGATCAGCGACGATCAGCTGTTCTACGCCATGCAGCGCGGACTCGATCAGGAGCAGGCGGTGGCGCTGATCGTGAATGGCTTTGCGAAAGAGGTGCTGAAGGAACTGCCGATGGAATTCGCGGTCGAAGCGCAGAAGCTCCTCGCGATTTCGCTCGAGGGGAGTGTGGGGTGA
- a CDS encoding endonuclease domain-containing protein → MTDRKTLQLRDPSEATEAPALKKKGRGWEISEKRLDVLHDQARDMRRHASEANKALAARFAKADLGRYKFTRFAVVGSAIVDFNCPNLGMAILIDEEGANEALARRRDKSLESVGIRVMHIKAADILENMDEVLARITAGMRMRIADRKDAARAHKEANPRQTYSRVRR, encoded by the coding sequence ATGACTGACCGCAAGACCCTCCAGCTCCGAGATCCCTCCGAGGCCACGGAAGCCCCCGCGCTCAAGAAGAAGGGGCGCGGCTGGGAAATCTCCGAGAAGCGGCTGGATGTGCTGCACGATCAGGCGCGCGACATGCGCCGCCATGCCTCGGAAGCGAACAAGGCCTTGGCCGCGCGCTTCGCCAAGGCTGATCTCGGGCGCTACAAGTTCACCCGTTTTGCCGTGGTCGGATCGGCGATCGTCGATTTCAATTGCCCCAATCTCGGCATGGCGATCCTGATCGACGAGGAAGGGGCTAATGAAGCGCTCGCCCGGCGGCGCGACAAGAGCCTGGAATCGGTCGGCATCCGCGTGATGCACATCAAGGCCGCCGATATCCTGGAAAACATGGACGAAGTGCTTGCCCGGATCACCGCCGGCATGCGCATGCGCATCGCCGATCGGAAGGACGCGGCACGCGCGCATAAGGAAGCCAATCCGCGCCAGACCTATTCGCGGGTGCGCCGGTGA
- the sufC gene encoding Fe-S cluster assembly ATPase SufC produces the protein MLKIENLHAEIDGKKILNGLTLEVGAGEVHAIMGPNGAGKSTLAYVLGGRPGYEITEGSVSFDGQDLLELEAHERAAAGLFLGFQYPVEIPGVSNVQFLREALNSQRKARGEEPLSGGEFLKLAKEKAGLLKLDMDMLKRNVNVGFSGGEKKRAEMVQMGILDPKFAVLDETDSGLDIDALRVVGEGINAIMRSPSKAVLLITHYQRLLDYVQPDLVHVLAKGRIVKTGGPELAHELEREGYEAVAA, from the coding sequence ATGCTGAAAATCGAAAACCTCCATGCCGAGATCGACGGCAAGAAAATCCTCAACGGACTGACGCTCGAAGTCGGCGCGGGCGAGGTGCATGCGATCATGGGCCCCAACGGCGCGGGCAAGTCCACGCTGGCCTATGTGCTCGGTGGCCGCCCCGGCTACGAGATCACCGAAGGCTCGGTGAGTTTCGACGGGCAGGATCTGCTGGAGCTGGAGGCGCATGAGCGTGCCGCAGCCGGCCTGTTCCTCGGTTTCCAGTATCCGGTCGAGATTCCGGGCGTGTCGAACGTCCAGTTCCTGCGCGAAGCGCTGAATTCTCAGCGCAAGGCGCGCGGCGAAGAACCGCTCAGCGGCGGCGAATTCCTCAAGCTGGCCAAGGAGAAGGCCGGCCTGCTGAAGCTCGACATGGATATGCTCAAGCGCAACGTGAATGTCGGCTTCTCCGGCGGCGAGAAGAAGCGCGCCGAGATGGTGCAGATGGGCATCCTCGATCCGAAATTCGCCGTGCTCGACGAAACGGACAGCGGGCTGGATATCGATGCGCTGCGCGTGGTGGGCGAAGGGATCAACGCGATCATGCGCAGCCCGTCCAAGGCGGTGCTGCTGATCACCCATTACCAGCGCCTGCTCGATTACGTGCAGCCCGACTTGGTTCATGTGCTGGCCAAGGGACGGATCGTGAAGACCGGCGGGCCGGAGCTGGCGCATGAGCTGGAGCGCGAAGGCTATGAGGCGGTGGCTGCGTGA
- a CDS encoding SufD family Fe-S cluster assembly protein, with amino-acid sequence MASVALPTIKQEEWRYADFVALERLDQRAFSEWQEVALAPGEVRRHAMVIGGDAPELHRIRITLAEGARAELFVANVGDDYSRLEVVVRMGRGAHFEFGGVTIGGGTATREFVTRIEHAEPEATSHQVVRAVHWGRATGNFLGRIDVARDAQKTDAAQDFKGLLLEKGASANARPELEIYADDVKCAHGAAIGQLDEQARFYMAARGLAPEAARKLLIRAFIADAFASLDDEVEQARLLDAVLTALGEAA; translated from the coding sequence ATGGCCAGCGTCGCCCTGCCCACGATCAAGCAAGAAGAATGGCGCTACGCCGATTTCGTCGCGCTCGAACGGCTCGACCAGCGGGCGTTCTCCGAGTGGCAGGAGGTGGCGCTCGCGCCCGGCGAAGTGCGCCGCCACGCAATGGTGATCGGCGGCGATGCACCCGAACTGCATCGCATCCGCATCACCCTTGCAGAAGGCGCGCGGGCGGAGCTGTTCGTCGCCAACGTCGGTGATGACTACAGCCGCCTCGAAGTGGTCGTGCGCATGGGACGGGGCGCGCATTTCGAATTCGGCGGCGTCACCATCGGCGGCGGCACCGCGACGCGCGAATTCGTGACGCGGATTGAGCATGCCGAGCCGGAGGCAACATCGCATCAGGTGGTGCGTGCGGTCCATTGGGGCCGCGCAACCGGCAATTTCCTCGGCCGTATCGACGTGGCCCGCGACGCGCAGAAGACGGACGCGGCGCAGGATTTCAAAGGCCTGCTGCTGGAGAAGGGCGCCAGCGCCAATGCCCGGCCGGAACTGGAAATCTATGCCGACGACGTGAAATGCGCCCATGGCGCCGCGATCGGGCAACTGGACGAACAGGCGCGCTTCTACATGGCAGCGCGCGGGCTTGCGCCGGAAGCGGCGCGCAAACTGCTGATCCGTGCTTTCATCGCCGATGCCTTCGCCAGCCTCGATGACGAGGTGGAACAGGCCCGGCTGCTGGATGCTGTGCTGACGGCGCTGGGAGAGGCGGCATGA
- a CDS encoding aminotransferase class V-fold PLP-dependent enzyme, with the protein MSEAATLTTLAHKTDFPGLVTGKGQPWHYLDTAATAQKPQAVVDAVTRAIGADYATVHRGVYTRSAEMTLGYEAARRRVAGFIGGQEDELVFVRGATEAINLVAQSWGAANLGPGDRVLLSVLEHHSNIVPWQLLRDRIGFAIDVCPLTADGRIDLDAAERMLTPQHKLVAFAHVSNVLGSTLDARRAADLAHGVGAKLLLDGCQAVARLPVDVTALDCDFYVFSGHKLYGPTGIGALWARQSILNAMPPWQGGGSMIDRVTFDQTTYAPAPTRFEAGTPAIVEAIGFAVACDYVSSFGMEAIHRHEARLVARMREALGAMNNVTLFGPEESAGIVSFALDGVHPHDLGTILDEEDVAIRAGHHCAQPLMDSLGVPATARASFGIYSDDDDVAALLRGIERTKRIFG; encoded by the coding sequence ATGAGCGAGGCCGCAACCCTCACCACCCTGGCGCACAAGACGGATTTTCCCGGCCTCGTGACCGGCAAGGGACAGCCGTGGCATTATCTCGACACCGCCGCGACCGCGCAGAAGCCGCAGGCGGTGGTCGACGCGGTGACGCGCGCGATCGGTGCCGATTATGCCACGGTGCATCGCGGGGTCTATACGCGCTCGGCCGAGATGACGCTGGGCTATGAAGCCGCGCGCCGCCGCGTTGCGGGCTTCATCGGCGGGCAGGAGGACGAGCTGGTCTTCGTGCGAGGCGCGACCGAAGCGATCAATCTCGTTGCCCAGAGTTGGGGTGCGGCGAATCTCGGACCCGGCGACCGCGTGCTGCTGTCGGTGCTCGAACACCATTCGAACATCGTGCCCTGGCAATTGCTGCGCGATCGCATCGGCTTTGCGATCGATGTCTGCCCGCTCACCGCCGATGGCCGCATCGATCTGGATGCGGCGGAACGGATGCTGACGCCGCAGCACAAGCTGGTGGCGTTCGCGCATGTTTCCAATGTGCTGGGCTCCACGCTCGATGCGCGTCGTGCGGCCGATCTGGCACATGGGGTGGGCGCGAAGCTCCTGCTCGATGGCTGCCAGGCGGTGGCGCGCCTGCCGGTCGACGTCACGGCGCTCGACTGCGATTTCTACGTCTTCTCCGGCCACAAGCTCTATGGCCCCACGGGCATCGGGGCGCTGTGGGCGCGGCAATCGATCCTCAATGCCATGCCGCCCTGGCAGGGAGGCGGATCGATGATCGACCGCGTTACTTTCGACCAGACCACCTATGCGCCGGCCCCCACCCGCTTCGAGGCGGGGACGCCCGCGATCGTGGAGGCGATCGGCTTCGCGGTAGCCTGCGATTATGTGTCCTCCTTCGGCATGGAGGCGATCCACCGGCACGAGGCGCGGCTGGTCGCCCGCATGCGCGAAGCACTGGGCGCCATGAACAATGTGACGCTGTTCGGGCCGGAAGAAAGCGCCGGCATCGTCAGTTTCGCGCTGGACGGGGTTCACCCGCACGATCTCGGCACCATATTGGACGAGGAAGATGTGGCGATCCGGGCCGGGCATCACTGCGCCCAGCCGCTGATGGACAGCCTCGGCGTGCCGGCCACGGCCCGTGCCAGCTTCGGCATTTACAGCGATGATGATGATGTCGCGGCGCTGCTGCGCGGCATCGAGCGTACCAAGAGGATCTTCGGATGA
- a CDS encoding SUF system Fe-S cluster assembly protein produces the protein MSEEANKRFEVEEVAAAATPPRARVEEAESPTEKLERKKDYLEGFLARKPATTAETEPGGALYDGVIEALKDIFDPEIPVNIYDLGLIYGVEVTPDADVAITMTLTTPHCPVAESMPGEVELRAGSVPGVRSAEVNLVWDPPWDPAKMTDEARLELGML, from the coding sequence ATGAGCGAGGAAGCGAACAAGCGTTTCGAGGTTGAAGAGGTGGCCGCTGCCGCCACGCCACCGCGCGCGCGGGTGGAGGAGGCGGAAAGCCCCACCGAGAAGCTCGAGCGCAAGAAGGATTATCTCGAAGGGTTCCTCGCCCGCAAGCCTGCCACCACGGCGGAAACCGAACCGGGCGGGGCGCTTTATGATGGGGTGATCGAAGCGCTCAAAGATATCTTCGACCCGGAAATCCCGGTGAACATCTATGACCTCGGGCTCATTTACGGGGTCGAGGTGACGCCTGATGCCGATGTGGCCATCACCATGACGCTCACGACCCCGCACTGCCCCGTGGCGGAAAGCATGCCGGGCGAGGTGGAGCTGCGGGCCGGCTCCGTGCCGGGCGTGCGCAGCGCCGAGGTCAATCTGGTCTGGGATCCGCCGTGGGATCCCGCAAAGATGACCGACGAAGCGCGGCTCGAACTGGGGATGCTGTGA
- a CDS encoding HesB/IscA family protein: MAEVKTRTHPAAVILTPGAERRVAELMEKAPPGAIGVKLSTPRRGCSGLAYSVDYVTEEQAFDEKIVTPGGTFYIDGASVLYLVGSTMDWREDDFTAGFVFENPNAKGACGCGESFMV; encoded by the coding sequence ATGGCCGAGGTCAAGACCCGTACGCACCCCGCTGCCGTGATCCTGACGCCGGGTGCCGAACGGCGCGTGGCGGAGCTGATGGAGAAGGCCCCTCCCGGCGCGATCGGGGTGAAGCTCTCGACGCCGCGGCGCGGCTGTTCGGGCCTTGCCTATTCGGTGGACTATGTGACCGAGGAACAGGCTTTCGACGAGAAGATCGTGACGCCCGGCGGCACCTTCTACATCGACGGGGCGAGCGTGCTTTATCTGGTCGGCAGCACGATGGACTGGCGGGAGGATGATTTTACTGCCGGCTTCGTGTTCGAGAATCCGAATGCCAAGGGTGCCTGCGGCTGCGGCGAAAGCTTCATGGTATGA